Genomic window (Megamonas funiformis):
AATTATTGCCTAAAATGGGCGGTAAATTCGTTCAAATGGAAGATGAAATCGCTAGTATGGGTGCTGTTTTAGGCGCTTCTCTTGCTGGTGATAAAGTACTGACAGCCACTTCTGGTCCTGGCTTTTCTTTAAAACAGGAATTAATCGGTTATGCTTGTGCTGCTGAAATTCCAGTAGTTATTGCCAATGTACAGCGTGTAGGTCCCTCAACTGGCCAACCAACATCTCCTGCACAAGGCGATATCATGCAAGCTCGTTGGGGAACACATGGCGATCATTCTATCATTGCGCTTTCTCCATGGAGTGTGCGTGAAACTTTTGACGTTACTGTTATGGCGGTAAATTATGCAGAACGCTTCCGTACACCAGTTATTTTATTGATGGATGAAATTGTAGGTCATTTACGTGAAAACATAGATGTTCCTGAGAAAGACGATATAGAAATTTATCCTCGTCGTCAACCAAAGATGACACCATCACCAGAATATAAAGCCTATACTCCTGACACTGACTTAGTGCCAAATATTGCTGACTTTGGTAAAGGATATCACATTCATGTAACTGGTCTTATTCATGATGAAACAGGCTTCCCATCAGGTAGCCCAATGGTTACTAAAGAAGTCATTGATAGATTGCATAAAAAAATAGATATTGCTCGTGATGAAATTTGTCATTATGAAGCATACAATATGGAAGATGCACAATATGCAATTGTAAGCTATGGTGGTACAGCTCGTACAGCGTATGAAGCTATGCTCGAAGCTCGCAAAAAAGGTTATAAAGTCGGCATGGTACGCCTTATCACAATTTGGCCATTTGCCGATAAAGTTATTGCAGATTTAGCAGACAAAGTTGATGCTATTTTAGTCCCAGAACTTAACTATGGACAACTTGTACATGAAGTGCAACGTGCAAGTGAAGGCAAATGCAAAGTAGAATTCTTAGGCAAATATGATACACAGATTTTCACTCCAGCTGAAATTGAAACAGCTATTATTAAAATGTGCGAAGGAGGCAATAATTAATGAAACCTAGAGTTTATGAACAACATTTCCGTCAAAACCGCCTTCCGCATTTATGGTGCCCTGGTTGCGGTAATGGTATTGTAATGAAAGCAATTGTAGAAGCTATCGTCAAGAAAAATCTCGATCCAGATAAAACAGTAATCGTATCCGGTATTGGTTGCTCTTCACGTGCATCTGGTTATATGGATTTTGATACACTTCATACAGCTCATGGTAGAGCTATTCCATTTGCAACAGGTATAAAACTTGCTAGACCAGAGCTTAATGTAATTGTAATCACAGGTGATGGCGATTGCATGGCTATCGGTGGCAATCACTTTATTCACGGTGCAAGACGTAATGTAGATTTAACTGTCGTATTATTCAACAACAATATTTACGGTATGACAGGTGGTCAGGCATCACCTACTACTCCGCTTGATAAAAAAGCGACAACTGCTCCATATGGTTGCGTTGATAATCCATTTGACCCATGCAATTTGGCAGCAGCAGCAGGTGCTACATATGTGGCAAGAAGCACAGCTTATCATGTACCACATTTGATCAATATGATAGCTGGCGGTATTGAAAATAAAGGCTTCTCCTTAATTGAAGCTATAGTACAATGTCCAACAGCTTTCGGTCGTAAAAATAAAATGGCAGATCCTGCACAAATGATGATGTGGATGCGTGATAATGCAGTTATGAAGCCAGCTTTTGATAAATTAGCTGATGATAAAAAAGTAGGCAAATTCCCAATTGGTCTATTACATCAACATCAATCTATTGATTATGACCATGCCTATGATAAAGTTATTGAAATAGCTGGAGGTGTTGAAAAATGATGAAACAACTCCGTTTATCCGGTTCAGGCGGTCAGGGCGTTATCACAGCAGCAATTATCTTTGCTGAAGCTGCTGTAAGTGAAGGCAAACAAGCTGTTCAATCTCAATCTTATGGTCCAGAAGCACGTGGTGGTGCTTCTAAAGCGGAAGTAATTATTTCCGATAATCCGATTTATCATCCTAAAGTTATAAATCCAGATATCGTACTTGCTATGACACAACAAGCAGCTGACAAATATTATGGCGATTTAGACAAAGACAATGGCTTATTAATCGTTGATGAAGACCTTGTACCAAATGCACCAGATTTTCCACATATCATTAAAGTGCCAATCACTAAAATGGCTTCTGAAAAACTCGGCAAATTGTTATTTGCCAATATAGTTGCACTTGGCATCATGGTTAAACTCTCTGGCATTGTTTCGCTTGAAACAGTAAAACAATCTGTGGCACATCGCGTACCACCACATACAGTTGATAAAAATATGCAGGCATTAGAACTCGGTTACAATGCTGTTTAAAATAAAAACTCCCTTTAATTAAAGGGAGTTTTTATTATTATACAAATTATTTTTAATTATGCTTTTGAAATAGCTTCTTTCATGGATTTTACATAATCAACTAAATATGGTGTAGCCTCTTTGCCATATTTATCAATAATACGAATAACGGCACTGCCTACAATGACACCATCAGCAATTTTAGCTATATCATATGCTTGCTGTGGTGTTGAGATACCAAAACCTACAGCAACTGGTTTATCTGTATATTTACGAATAGTATTTACAATACTTTGTATATCTGTTTTTATTTCTTTTCTAACACCTGTTACACCTAAAGAAGATACGCAATAGATAAAACCCTGTGCTTCATTAGCTATCATACCTATGCGATTTTCTGAAGTAGGTGCTATCAAAGATATTACTTCTACATCATTTTCATTAGCTTGGGCTAAGATTTCATCTTTTTCTTCAAAAGGTAAATCAGCCACAATAACGCCACTGATATTGCATTGTTTACATCTAGCAAAAAACTTATCTTTACCATAAACGAATATAGGATTTATATAAGTCATAAATACAAGTGGTATATTCACTTTTCCCTTTAAATTTTCAGCCATATCAAAAATATCATTTGTCGTCATATTGCCACTTAAAGCTACTTTACTAGCCGCTTGAATAACTGTTCCTTCTGCCACTGGGTCAGAAAAAGGTATCCCTATTTCTATCAAATCAGCTCCAGCTTCTGCCATTTTTAGAATAAATTTTTCTGTAGTTTCTAAATTCGGATAACCTGCCAATACAAAGGGAATAAATGCTTTCTTATTTTTAAATGCTTCTTCTATCTTAATCATTGATTTTCACTCCTCTATATCTCGCCATAGCTGCTACATCTTTATCTCCTCTACCAGATAAGCAAACAATGATGATTTCATCTTTTTTCATTTTCGGTGCAATTTTCATCACTTGTGCTATAGCATGAGCACTTTCAATCGCTGGGATAATTCCTTCTGTTCTTGATAAATATTCAAACGCATCAACTGCTTCATCATCTGTAATCGCTACATATTCAGCTCTACCACTATCGTGTAAATAAGCATGTTCTGGCCCAATACCTGGATAATCTAAGCCT
Coding sequences:
- a CDS encoding 2-oxoacid:acceptor oxidoreductase subunit alpha, with product MIKLMQGNEACSYGALAAGVRFFAGYPITPSTEIAETMAKLLPKMGGKFVQMEDEIASMGAVLGASLAGDKVLTATSGPGFSLKQELIGYACAAEIPVVIANVQRVGPSTGQPTSPAQGDIMQARWGTHGDHSIIALSPWSVRETFDVTVMAVNYAERFRTPVILLMDEIVGHLRENIDVPEKDDIEIYPRRQPKMTPSPEYKAYTPDTDLVPNIADFGKGYHIHVTGLIHDETGFPSGSPMVTKEVIDRLHKKIDIARDEICHYEAYNMEDAQYAIVSYGGTARTAYEAMLEARKKGYKVGMVRLITIWPFADKVIADLADKVDAILVPELNYGQLVHEVQRASEGKCKVEFLGKYDTQIFTPAEIETAIIKMCEGGNN
- a CDS encoding 2-oxoacid:ferredoxin oxidoreductase subunit beta, with protein sequence MKPRVYEQHFRQNRLPHLWCPGCGNGIVMKAIVEAIVKKNLDPDKTVIVSGIGCSSRASGYMDFDTLHTAHGRAIPFATGIKLARPELNVIVITGDGDCMAIGGNHFIHGARRNVDLTVVLFNNNIYGMTGGQASPTTPLDKKATTAPYGCVDNPFDPCNLAAAAGATYVARSTAYHVPHLINMIAGGIENKGFSLIEAIVQCPTAFGRKNKMADPAQMMMWMRDNAVMKPAFDKLADDKKVGKFPIGLLHQHQSIDYDHAYDKVIEIAGGVEK
- a CDS encoding 2-oxoacid:acceptor oxidoreductase family protein, yielding MMKQLRLSGSGGQGVITAAIIFAEAAVSEGKQAVQSQSYGPEARGGASKAEVIISDNPIYHPKVINPDIVLAMTQQAADKYYGDLDKDNGLLIVDEDLVPNAPDFPHIIKVPITKMASEKLGKLLFANIVALGIMVKLSGIVSLETVKQSVAHRVPPHTVDKNMQALELGYNAV
- the trpA gene encoding tryptophan synthase subunit alpha; its protein translation is MIKIEEAFKNKKAFIPFVLAGYPNLETTEKFILKMAEAGADLIEIGIPFSDPVAEGTVIQAASKVALSGNMTTNDIFDMAENLKGKVNIPLVFMTYINPIFVYGKDKFFARCKQCNISGVIVADLPFEEKDEILAQANENDVEVISLIAPTSENRIGMIANEAQGFIYCVSSLGVTGVRKEIKTDIQSIVNTIRKYTDKPVAVGFGISTPQQAYDIAKIADGVIVGSAVIRIIDKYGKEATPYLVDYVKSMKEAISKA